In a genomic window of Thalassotalea piscium:
- the asnS gene encoding asparagine--tRNA ligase: MSVIAITDVLTGKHPVDQEITVHGWVRTRRDSKAGISFLAIHDGSCFDAIQAIVPSELDNYQSDILKVTTGAAVVVTGTLVESPGQGQAFEIQATKVEVLGFVEDPDTYPMAAKRHSIEFLREHAHLRARTNLGGAVTRVRNSLAQAIHRFLHEKGYLWISTPLITGSDCEGAGEMFRVSTLDLENLPRTDKGEVDFNQDFFGKETFLTVSGQLNVETYCCALSKVYTFGPTFRAENSNTSRHLAEFWMVEPEIAFADLSDAADLAEEMLKYVFKAVLEERADDLAFFQQRVDKTVIDRLNSVVNSDFVRLDYTDAITILENCGKTFENPVSWGVDLNSEHERFLAEEHFNGPVVLKNYPKDIKSFYMRLNDDGKTVAAMDILAPGIGEIIGGSQREERLDVLDQRLAEMNLDKDDYSWYRDLRKYGTVPHSGFGLGFERLVAYATGVSNVRDVIPFPRTPNNASF; encoded by the coding sequence ATGTCAGTTATAGCAATTACTGATGTATTAACGGGTAAACACCCAGTTGATCAAGAAATTACTGTTCACGGATGGGTAAGAACTCGTCGTGACTCAAAAGCAGGTATTTCATTTTTAGCCATTCATGATGGCTCATGCTTTGATGCTATACAGGCTATAGTGCCAAGTGAATTAGACAATTATCAATCAGATATACTCAAAGTCACAACGGGTGCGGCTGTTGTTGTTACTGGCACATTAGTAGAGTCTCCGGGGCAAGGTCAAGCATTTGAGATCCAAGCAACTAAAGTAGAGGTTCTTGGCTTTGTTGAAGATCCTGATACTTACCCAATGGCAGCTAAACGCCATAGTATTGAGTTTTTGCGTGAACATGCCCATTTACGTGCTCGTACCAATTTAGGTGGTGCTGTTACTCGCGTTCGTAACTCTCTTGCACAAGCGATACATCGTTTTCTTCACGAAAAGGGCTATTTGTGGATCAGCACACCCCTTATCACTGGCAGCGATTGTGAAGGTGCTGGTGAAATGTTCCGTGTTAGTACACTTGATTTAGAAAACTTACCTCGTACCGATAAAGGTGAAGTTGACTTTAACCAAGACTTCTTTGGTAAAGAAACATTTTTAACCGTATCTGGACAGCTTAACGTTGAAACTTACTGCTGTGCTTTATCAAAGGTGTACACTTTCGGGCCTACTTTTAGAGCTGAGAATTCAAATACAAGCCGTCATTTAGCCGAGTTTTGGATGGTAGAGCCTGAAATCGCCTTTGCTGATCTTTCTGATGCCGCAGATCTTGCTGAAGAAATGCTTAAATATGTATTTAAAGCGGTACTGGAAGAACGTGCTGACGACCTCGCTTTTTTCCAACAACGTGTAGATAAAACAGTTATTGATCGTTTAAATTCGGTTGTTAATTCTGATTTTGTTAGACTTGACTACACAGATGCTATTACTATTTTAGAAAACTGCGGTAAAACATTCGAAAACCCAGTATCTTGGGGTGTAGATTTAAACTCAGAGCACGAGCGTTTTCTAGCTGAAGAACACTTTAATGGCCCTGTTGTGTTAAAAAATTATCCGAAAGATATTAAATCATTTTACATGCGTTTAAATGATGACGGTAAAACAGTTGCTGCAATGGATATTTTAGCACCAGGCATTGGTGAAATTATTGGTGGTAGTCAACGTGAAGAACGATTAGATGTATTAGATCAACGTTTAGCTGAAATGAATTTAGACAAAGATGATTACAGTTGGTACAGAGACCTGCGTAAGTACGGTACTGTGCCTCATTCAGGTTTTGGTTTAGGCTTTGAACGTTTAGTTGCATACGCAACGGGCGTATCAAATGTTAGAGATGTGATCCCATTCCCTAGAACACCAAATAACGCATCGTTCTAA
- a CDS encoding NAD(P)H nitroreductase, whose translation MNDSLSLLLTRQSTAKLCPPAPISNEIDKIIAAGMRAPDHGCLTPWHFTVVQNEGLDTLSDIFVKAISTTETDQAKLDKAAKMPFRAPLIIVVSTDYKSHDKVPEKEQFLAAGCACHAMQMACVALGYGAIWRSGAISYNEDVKTALNVSPENDIVGFLYIGSMPKDYLVKGTKSTEGIVSYL comes from the coding sequence TTGAACGATAGTTTATCATTGCTATTAACTCGCCAGTCTACGGCAAAACTCTGTCCGCCAGCACCAATTAGTAACGAAATAGACAAGATTATTGCCGCAGGTATGAGAGCACCTGATCATGGGTGTTTAACGCCATGGCATTTTACGGTTGTACAAAACGAAGGGTTAGATACATTAAGTGATATTTTTGTAAAGGCTATCTCAACAACAGAGACAGACCAAGCAAAATTGGATAAGGCCGCTAAAATGCCGTTTAGAGCGCCGCTAATAATAGTTGTTAGCACTGATTATAAGTCTCACGACAAAGTGCCTGAAAAAGAGCAGTTTTTAGCTGCTGGTTGTGCATGTCATGCAATGCAAATGGCTTGTGTTGCATTAGGATATGGTGCTATTTGGCGTTCAGGTGCTATAAGTTACAATGAAGACGTTAAGACAGCACTTAATGTGTCACCAGAAAACGATATTGTTGGGTTTCTCTATATAGGCAGTATGCCAAAAGATTATTTAGTAAAAGGTACAAAATCGACCGAAGGCATAGTGAGCTATCTATAG
- a CDS encoding tetratricopeptide repeat protein has product MTFNEALNIKSFKVPKIKPSYIQSIVAIVLLLILLLIVLYQYKTTKAEQNQSLAVISNPKINDIYFVDYRLLSDKLRPTEKYRIAKVVDITGDIVTLVYSALLYQRQNAAINSISYGQLRYSDSFETKRYNLPLSEIKNMYYNNVIYLAKRPVRKKLFGNLVGPEKPRAVSSHLIYGKKENITGESYLNERFSETNLASAFEYFQQSAELGYAQGQVNLAEMYINGRYVEIDFKKALFWLEQASLQSYKPAILKYGIICKQVSTCNLADFYHGLTNFGVNIKVRKLDFTLDK; this is encoded by the coding sequence ATGACATTTAATGAAGCACTTAATATTAAGTCTTTTAAAGTACCAAAAATAAAACCAAGTTATATACAAAGCATTGTTGCTATTGTATTGCTACTGATACTGCTACTAATAGTTTTATACCAATATAAAACAACTAAAGCCGAGCAAAATCAAAGCTTAGCAGTTATTTCAAATCCCAAAATAAATGACATCTACTTTGTAGATTATCGGTTACTCAGTGATAAGTTAAGACCAACAGAAAAATATCGTATCGCAAAGGTTGTTGATATAACCGGTGATATAGTAACGCTAGTCTATAGCGCACTCTTGTACCAACGCCAAAATGCCGCTATTAACAGCATTTCTTATGGGCAACTAAGATATAGCGATTCCTTTGAAACTAAGCGGTATAATTTACCTCTAAGTGAAATTAAAAATATGTATTACAACAACGTAATATATTTAGCAAAACGACCAGTTAGAAAAAAGTTATTTGGGAATTTAGTTGGACCAGAAAAGCCTAGGGCTGTTAGTAGTCATTTAATTTATGGGAAAAAAGAAAATATTACTGGTGAGTCTTATTTAAATGAACGCTTTAGTGAAACTAATTTAGCATCTGCTTTTGAATACTTTCAACAATCCGCAGAGCTAGGTTATGCACAAGGGCAAGTTAACCTAGCCGAAATGTATATTAATGGTCGCTATGTAGAAATAGATTTCAAAAAAGCACTCTTTTGGCTTGAACAAGCATCATTACAAAGCTATAAACCTGCAATTTTAAAATACGGCATAATTTGCAAACAAGTGAGTACTTGTAATCTAGCTGATTTTTACCATGGGCTAACAAACTTTGGTGTTAATATCAAAGTGAGAAAATTAGACTTTACCCTTGATAAATAA
- the bioA gene encoding adenosylmethionine--8-amino-7-oxononanoate transaminase: MTNKHTDDLAFDRQHIWHPYTSMSKPLPSYHVKSASGVTIELSSGEHLIDGMSSWWSVLHGYNHPKLNQALIAQSKQFSHVMFGGLTHQPAIDLCRKLVDISPKILTKVFLSDSGSVAVEVALKMAFQYWQSKGVNTKNRLMTVKNGYHGDTFAAMSVCDPVTGMHQIFDKVLMKNIFAPQPQCDFNNDWDESCIDELSLLFEQHHTEVAAFIIEPIVQGTGGMNFYHPEYLKACRQLCDQYDILLICDEIATGLGRTGKLFASNWADISPDIMCLGKTLTGGYLTLAATLTTEHIANTISDGEAGCFMHGPTYMGNPLACAVANASIDLLISSDWQTTVTQIEQHLTKLILPLANHSRVEATRVLGTIGVVEVKQNVNVATIQKRFVELGVWIRPFGRLIYIMPPLIIKANELAQLAKAISIVLDEDNCFDKGK, encoded by the coding sequence ATGACCAATAAACATACAGATGATTTAGCCTTTGATCGCCAACATATTTGGCACCCTTATACATCAATGAGTAAACCGTTACCTTCTTATCATGTTAAATCTGCCAGTGGCGTTACCATTGAACTTTCAAGTGGCGAGCATTTAATAGATGGTATGTCTTCATGGTGGTCGGTGCTTCATGGCTATAACCACCCTAAGTTAAACCAAGCACTAATAGCTCAAAGCAAGCAATTTTCTCATGTAATGTTTGGTGGATTAACACACCAACCCGCTATCGACTTATGCCGTAAACTTGTTGATATATCGCCTAAAATACTAACTAAAGTTTTTTTAAGTGATTCGGGATCAGTTGCCGTAGAAGTTGCATTAAAAATGGCGTTTCAGTATTGGCAAAGTAAAGGGGTTAATACTAAAAATCGTTTAATGACCGTTAAAAATGGCTATCATGGTGATACATTTGCGGCAATGTCAGTATGTGACCCTGTAACCGGAATGCATCAAATATTTGATAAAGTATTGATGAAAAACATTTTTGCTCCACAACCTCAGTGCGACTTTAATAATGATTGGGATGAAAGCTGCATTGATGAGCTGTCTTTATTATTTGAACAACATCACACAGAAGTTGCAGCGTTTATTATAGAGCCCATTGTTCAAGGTACTGGTGGTATGAATTTTTATCACCCTGAATATTTAAAAGCCTGCCGGCAGTTGTGTGATCAATACGATATTTTATTAATTTGCGATGAAATAGCGACCGGATTAGGCCGTACCGGTAAATTGTTTGCAAGTAACTGGGCTGATATATCACCCGATATTATGTGTTTAGGAAAAACTTTAACTGGTGGTTACCTTACCTTGGCCGCTACATTAACTACTGAGCACATTGCTAATACGATCAGTGACGGGGAAGCAGGATGTTTTATGCATGGCCCAACTTATATGGGAAACCCATTAGCCTGTGCTGTAGCAAATGCTAGCATTGATCTCTTAATATCAAGTGATTGGCAGACAACTGTAACGCAAATAGAGCAACACTTAACTAAACTGATACTACCACTGGCAAACCACTCAAGAGTAGAAGCTACACGCGTATTAGGTACCATTGGTGTAGTAGAAGTTAAACAAAATGTTAATGTGGCGACGATACAAAAACGTTTCGTTGAATTAGGTGTATGGATCCGCCCTTTTGGTCGGCTTATTTATATAATGCCACCGCTAATTATTAAAGCTAATGAACTTGCACAACTTGCTAAAGCCATATCTATTGTTCTTGATGAAGACAATTGCTTTGATAAGGGCAAGTAA